Below is a genomic region from Arcanobacterium haemolyticum DSM 20595.
CTACGATACCGCAAACGTGGCCACCAGCATCGCGCAACGCATTTACTACGTCGATAACCGAGCCTGCGGTTGAGATCAGGTCTTCAACAACCACGACCTTCGCACCTGGTTCGAGTTTGCCTTCAATCCTGTTGGTACGGCCGTGATCCTTAGCAGAGGATCGCACGTATCCCATGGGAAGCCCGAGCCGATCTGCCGCGAGCGCCGCGTGTGCTATTCCTGCGGTGGCGGTTCCCATGAGAACTTCTGCTTCTGGGAAGTGTGTGCGGATGCGTTCAGCGAGTGCTTCTTCGATAAGGTTGCGCTGTGCCGGGGCGGTGAGGACTAGGCGGTTGTCTGTGTAGATTGGGCTTTTAATACCGGATGCCCATGTGAATGGTTCGTTCGGGCGTAGGAATACTGCTTTGATAGCGAGCAGTGAGTGGGCGACTGTTTGTGCGGTGTTCATGAGCAAAATTCCTTTACGCAACGGGTGTAAGCGGCAACTGGATCGATGGCTTGGGTGATTGGGCGGCCCACAACGATCATGTTGGAGCCGAGTTCTTTGGCGCCTTCTGGTGTGGTAATTCGGCATTGATCGTCTTTGGTAGAGTCTGCGAATCGGATACCGGGTGTGACTGTGAGAAAGGATGAACCGAGTTTGTTGTGGACGATTCCGGATTCGAGTGGAGAGCAGACCACGCCGTCGAGTCCTGCGCTTTTGGCGTTGCGTGCGTATGTTGCTACTACGTCAGCAACCGGTTCTTTGATGAGGAGTTCGTTTTCGAGTGTGGCTTGGCTGGTTGAGGTAAGTTGGGTGACTCCTATCAGGAGCGGCCGTGTGCCATCGTCACGGGTAAGCCCGTTACGTGCCGCTTCCATCATGGCTATTCCGCCAGCACAATGAAGGTTTGTCATATCCACGTCTAGTCCGGAAAGGACCCGCATTGTTTTGTGAACAGTTTGTGGAATGTCATGGAGTTTGAGATCAAGGAAGATTTTGTGTCCGCGCTTCTTCACGTCGCGAACTAGTTGCGCCCCGGCAGAATAAAATATTTCCATTCCGAATTTCACGAAGGGTTTTTCTTCAGTGAAGAGGTCTAAAAATTCGATCAGCGTCTGTGCTGAATCGAAATCGCACGCAATAATGACGTCACGGTTCATCGTTAGTTGATTCCTTTCTCGTATTTCTTTACTAAGTCACGAAGTGAAGAGATCCCGTTGCGGTTCATCTCCCCTGGTAGATCGCGAATAATCGTGTGGCAGGCGTATGGATCGATCAAGTTGGCTGTTCCTACTTGCACAGCAGTGGCTCCAGCGTGCATCATTTCCAGCACGTCTGCCGCACTTTGTACTCCCCCGATTCCAATGATGGGAATGTTCACCGCGTGGCTCACATCCCATATCAAGCGAATTGCCATCGGGAACACTCCTGGGCCGGACACCCCTCCCGTGCGGTTCGCCAAAATCGGCGCGCCCGTACGTAGGTTCAACCGCATTCCCACGAACGTGTTAATCAGACTCAACGCATCGGCTCCGGCAACCTCACACGCTTGGGCAATCTCAACCACGCGCGATGAGTTAGGTGAGAGCTTCATAATGACTGGCTTAGACGTAACGCTCTTAATCTCTGCGCATACCTCCGCCGCCGATTCGGGCGAATCAGCAAACGTCTTTCCGCCGTCGTGAACATTTGGGCAAGAAACGTTGATCTCCAACCAGCCCACATTCTCCACCGCATCCAGTGTGGCGGCCACATGCTTATATTCAGCAATCGAAAAGCCCGCCACATTCGCCATCACAGGTTTATGGAAGTACGACTTCATGGCGGGCAACTCGTGCGCCACTACCGCATCCACACCCGGGTTGGCCAAACCGATAGCATTCAGCATCCCGCCCGGCGCCTCGGCAATCCGTGGCTGAGCTTTTCCGTGGCGCGGCTCCGCCGTCGTCCCCTTAAACGAAAAGGTTCCCAATTCGTTAATGTCCCACAACGCAGCAAACTCAGCCCCAAAACCGAACGTTCCAGATGCTCCCATCACGGGGTTATCTAAATCGATCCCGCACAGCGATACGCTCAAGCGATTCATCACGCAACCTCCTCAAGAACGTCAGCGCCATCGAAAACTGGGCCTTCCACGCACACGCGCTCCAACCCGCGAACCGTGGGCACACTACAACCCAAACACGCACCAAAACCGCACCCCATGTGACTCTCCAAACTCACCTGAAGATGCCCACTCACCTGCGCTTTTAGAGAACGCAACATGCCTTCTGGGCCACACGCCAAAACCTGCCGGGTATCCTGTGGCAACGCGGCCGTCACATACCCTCGCACGCCGAACGAACCGTCCTCAGTAGTCACACTCACGTCACACCCCAACGCGGCAAACTCATCCGCCGCATAAACCGCGCTCGCCGTCCGAAAACCCAGCACCACCTGCGGCCGCGCCCCCTGCGCAACCGCAGCCTTCGCCGCAAAATACAACGGAGGAATCCCCGAACCGCCACCAATCAACACCGGGCGATCCCCCACGCAACTCATATCAAAGCCGTGCCCCAACGGGCCCAACACGTCAATCACAGAACCCACTGCAATCTCCGCGAGCGCCCGTGTGCCAGCACCCACCTTGGCAATAATCACGCTCACGATCGCGCGGCCATCACACCACTCACAATCCGCGATAGCCAACGGGCGCCGCAAGAAAAAACCCGGAATGCTCACGTTCACGAACTGGCCCGGATATGCCTGTTCGAAACCGGCGCATTCGAACCGAAGGCGATAAATCTGTTCCGTCAATGGTTCGTTCGCAACCACGCGGGCGTCTCCACGAAGATTCGTCATGGCGTTCAGACTCCTTGGCGGCGTGGGGCGTCGATTGTGGAGACGTTCAAGGTGATCTCCTCTAACACATCCAGCAGTACGCCCACCGTTTCTAGCGACGTAAGGAGAGTGGCAGAAAATTCTGATGCCTTCGCACGAATCTGGGCACCATCGGATGTCTTGGAGGACTCCCCCACATCCTGCGTGTTTATAATGTAGGAAACATGCCCCGATTCGATCGCGTCGATAATCTCCGTAGACCCTTCAGATATCTTCGACAACACGCGGGTGCGAATCCCATGTTCTTTCAGATAAGCGGCCGTCCCCTTCGTTGCCGCAATATTGAACCCTAAATCGTAAAAACGGCGGATCAGAGCCAAGCTGGCATCCTTATCCTTATCCGCGATCGTGGCCAAAACCGTGCCGTAGTTCAACAATGTCATGCCCGCAGCTTGGAGGGCCTTGTAGAGGGCACGGTTGAGTTCGTCGTCGTACCCTATCGCTTCGCCGGTTGACTTCATTTCTGGCGAAAGGTAAGCATCCAGGCCCTTGATCTTGTTGAAGGAGAACACCGGGGCCTTCACAAAGTAGCGGTCACGTTCGTCTGGGTAAAGTTCGAATATGCCCTGTTCTTTCAACGAAACCCCCAAGATCACACGGGTGGCGATGGCTGGGAGGCCGTAGCCCGTCACCTTAGAGAGGAAGGGGACCGTGCGGGACGAACGCGGGTTCACTTCGATGATGTACACCTTTTCGTCCTCGTCCACAATAAACTGCACGTTGAACAAGCCAACGATTCCGATCGCCTTCCCCAGCGCCTTCGTGTAGGCCAGAATATCGCCCTTGACTTTGTTCGACACCGAAAAGGTTGGGTATACGGAGATCGAATCGCCCGAATGAACGCCCGTATGTTCTACAAGTTCCATGATGCCTGGCACAAACACGTCCTGGCCGTCACAGATCGCATCAACTTCCAGCTCTTTTCCGGAAATATACTTGTCCACCAGTACTGGGCGATCCGTATCGATCTCCAGGCCTTGTGAGAGGTAATGGTGCAGCTGCTCATCCGATCCCACGATTCGCATGGCACGCCCACCCAGCACGAACGATGGCCGCACCAGAACTGGGTAGCCAACTTCGGCGGCCACGGCGATTCCATCTTCCACGTTCGTCACGGCCTTGCCCGGGGCTTGTGGGATGTTGAGGGTGGAGAGGAGACGTTCGAATTCGTCGCGGTCTTCCGCACGGTTGATTGCTTCTAGCGATGTTCCAAGAAGTGTGACGCCGCGGGCTGCCAGCGGGCCAGCAAGATTGATGGCTGTTTGCCCACCGAGCGATGTGATCACGCCAATTGGTTGTTCGTGATCCACGATGTTGAGTACGTCTTCCACCGTGAGTGGTTCGAAGTAGAGCTTATCTGCCGTGGTGTAATCTGTGGAGACAGTTTCTGGGTTGTCGTTGATGATGATGGCTTCGTAGCCGGCGTCTCGGATGGTTTTGATGGCGTGTACGGATGAGTAATCGAATTCCACGCCTTGCCCGATTCGGATTGGTCCTGCGCCGATGACGATCACTTTTTTGCGGTCTGTGATGCGTGAATCGTTGGTGGCGCTGTAGGAAGAATAGAAGTATGGCACGTATGCTCCGGATTTGAGCGTATCGACCATGCGGAAGGCCGGCACGATTCCGGCGCCTGTGCGGGTTGCGTAGATGGCTTCTTCGGTGGTGTTCCACAGGCGTGCGATCACGCTATCGGCAAAGCCCATGGTTTTCGCGACGCGTAGGGTTTCGATATCGCCTGGGTTGTTGGCGAGTGTGCGTTCCATTTCTACGATGGAGGCGAACGATTCGAGGAAGAGCGGCGTGACCAGCGTGGCTTTGTGAAGTTCGGTGAGGTCTGCTCCCCGGCGGATCAGTTCGACGATTGCGAAGATCGTATCAGAGCGGAAGTCGCGCACGTACTCCCACAGTTGCGTATCGGACATCTCCGTGATGCTTGTGGTATCGAGGTGGTCAACTCCAATTTCTAGCGAACGTACCGATTTGAGCAGGCATTCTTCTAAGTTGGAGCCGATTC
It encodes:
- the pyrE gene encoding orotate phosphoribosyltransferase gives rise to the protein MNTAQTVAHSLLAIKAVFLRPNEPFTWASGIKSPIYTDNRLVLTAPAQRNLIEEALAERIRTHFPEAEVLMGTATAGIAHAALAADRLGLPMGYVRSSAKDHGRTNRIEGKLEPGAKVVVVEDLISTAGSVIDVVNALRDAGGHVCGIVALFTYGMEAASEALAASRTTLTTLTTFDDVIDAAVATGQIHATDIPRLRAFRDNPRDESWMNEQE
- the pyrF gene encoding orotidine-5'-phosphate decarboxylase, whose product is MNRDVIIACDFDSAQTLIEFLDLFTEEKPFVKFGMEIFYSAGAQLVRDVKKRGHKIFLDLKLHDIPQTVHKTMRVLSGLDVDMTNLHCAGGIAMMEAARNGLTRDDGTRPLLIGVTQLTSTSQATLENELLIKEPVADVVATYARNAKSAGLDGVVCSPLESGIVHNKLGSSFLTVTPGIRFADSTKDDQCRITTPEGAKELGSNMIVVGRPITQAIDPVAAYTRCVKEFCS
- a CDS encoding dihydroorotate dehydrogenase gives rise to the protein MNRLSVSLCGIDLDNPVMGASGTFGFGAEFAALWDINELGTFSFKGTTAEPRHGKAQPRIAEAPGGMLNAIGLANPGVDAVVAHELPAMKSYFHKPVMANVAGFSIAEYKHVAATLDAVENVGWLEINVSCPNVHDGGKTFADSPESAAEVCAEIKSVTSKPVIMKLSPNSSRVVEIAQACEVAGADALSLINTFVGMRLNLRTGAPILANRTGGVSGPGVFPMAIRLIWDVSHAVNIPIIGIGGVQSAADVLEMMHAGATAVQVGTANLIDPYACHTIIRDLPGEMNRNGISSLRDLVKKYEKGIN
- the carB gene encoding carbamoyl-phosphate synthase large subunit, with the protein product MPKNTTIKTVLIIGSGPIVIGQAAEFDYAGTQACLALKEEGYRVILVNSNPATIMTDSDVADRVYMEPLTLEYVAKIIRKERPDAIVPGIGGQTGLNLAMQLEKKGILAECGVQLLGTPSESIERAEDREQFKQLCESIGEPVIASDIAYTVEEALAAAERIGYPVVLRPAFTLGGTGGGFAHSPEELTEMMVNALHLSPVHQVLIEKSIVGYKEIEFEVMRDASDHTICICSMENIDPVGVHTGDSVVVAPALSLNESDLEMLKQSAFKLIRSLKIEGGCNVQFALNPTTSEYFLIEVNPRVSRSSALASKASGYPIARVTAKVALGLHLSEIPVAGTVASADPELDYIVAKFPRFPFDKFTDAPNLLGTQMKATGEVMGIGSNLEECLLKSVRSLEIGVDHLDTTSITEMSDTQLWEYVRDFRSDTIFAIVELIRRGADLTELHKATLVTPLFLESFASIVEMERTLANNPGDIETLRVAKTMGFADSVIARLWNTTEEAIYATRTGAGIVPAFRMVDTLKSGAYVPYFYSSYSATNDSRITDRKKVIVIGAGPIRIGQGVEFDYSSVHAIKTIRDAGYEAIIINDNPETVSTDYTTADKLYFEPLTVEDVLNIVDHEQPIGVITSLGGQTAINLAGPLAARGVTLLGTSLEAINRAEDRDEFERLLSTLNIPQAPGKAVTNVEDGIAVAAEVGYPVLVRPSFVLGGRAMRIVGSDEQLHHYLSQGLEIDTDRPVLVDKYISGKELEVDAICDGQDVFVPGIMELVEHTGVHSGDSISVYPTFSVSNKVKGDILAYTKALGKAIGIVGLFNVQFIVDEDEKVYIIEVNPRSSRTVPFLSKVTGYGLPAIATRVILGVSLKEQGIFELYPDERDRYFVKAPVFSFNKIKGLDAYLSPEMKSTGEAIGYDDELNRALYKALQAAGMTLLNYGTVLATIADKDKDASLALIRRFYDLGFNIAATKGTAAYLKEHGIRTRVLSKISEGSTEIIDAIESGHVSYIINTQDVGESSKTSDGAQIRAKASEFSATLLTSLETVGVLLDVLEEITLNVSTIDAPRRQGV
- a CDS encoding dihydroorotate dehydrogenase electron transfer subunit codes for the protein MTNLRGDARVVANEPLTEQIYRLRFECAGFEQAYPGQFVNVSIPGFFLRRPLAIADCEWCDGRAIVSVIIAKVGAGTRALAEIAVGSVIDVLGPLGHGFDMSCVGDRPVLIGGGSGIPPLYFAAKAAVAQGARPQVVLGFRTASAVYAADEFAALGCDVSVTTEDGSFGVRGYVTAALPQDTRQVLACGPEGMLRSLKAQVSGHLQVSLESHMGCGFGACLGCSVPTVRGLERVCVEGPVFDGADVLEEVA